GGGGTTTCCTTCCGAAATAGTCCGTATCGACAGGGTGGGGGGTGGCCGATGAAAAGGAAGGAAATGCGCACGGGGCAGGTTTGCCTCTTCCTGATGGGCGTCCTGCTGGCTTTTCTGTGCGGATGCGGCAGTGGCGATTCGGGATCCGTTTCCCCCCCGGCTCCCCCCCCAGGGGTTCCCGGTTCGGGAACGGGAATTCCGGGGATCGAATCGATCCGTCAGGAGTTCCTCGATGCCGTCAACCAGGCCCGCTCCTTGGCCCGGATGTGCGGGAGCACCTCCCACCCCGCAGCCCCTGCCGTGGAGTGGAACGACAACCTCGCCATGGCCGCCTACCTCCATTCGTCCGACATGGCGATCAACGAGTTCTTCTCCCACACCGGGTCGGATGGCACCTCTCCGGGG
This is a stretch of genomic DNA from Candidatus Deferrimicrobiaceae bacterium. It encodes these proteins:
- a CDS encoding CAP domain-containing protein, which produces MKRKEMRTGQVCLFLMGVLLAFLCGCGSGDSGSVSPPAPPPGVPGSGTGIPGIESIRQEFLDAVNQARSLARMCGSTSHPAAPAVEWNDNLAMAAYLHSSDMAINEFFSHTGSDGTSPGDRITREEYDWRTYGENIAVNYPTVSTVMQGWLDSDGHCRNIMNPAFEEIGAAYAEGVYLGTPSAPYWTFDLAAPR